One genomic segment of Agromyces intestinalis includes these proteins:
- a CDS encoding DUF805 domain-containing protein produces the protein MTYSPAPTTATADAPLSAPLYGATFGQAIKRFFAKYATFSGRASRSEYWWWALANAIIVAVLYVLVIVAGVAGATVDPSTGLAAPGPLFVVAYALLALWGLAIIVPSLAITWRRLHDTNRSGAFYFLSFIPIVGGIILLVFTLLDSDPAGARFDR, from the coding sequence ATGACCTACTCCCCCGCTCCGACGACCGCCACCGCCGACGCGCCGCTGTCGGCGCCGCTCTACGGTGCGACCTTCGGCCAGGCGATCAAGCGCTTCTTCGCGAAGTACGCGACGTTCTCGGGCCGCGCGAGCCGCAGCGAGTACTGGTGGTGGGCCCTCGCCAACGCGATCATCGTCGCCGTGCTCTATGTGCTCGTGATCGTCGCCGGCGTCGCGGGGGCGACCGTCGACCCGTCGACCGGGCTCGCCGCGCCCGGCCCGCTGTTCGTCGTCGCGTACGCGCTGCTGGCCCTCTGGGGTCTCGCCATCATCGTGCCGAGCCTCGCGATCACGTGGCGTCGCCTGCACGACACCAACCGCTCGGGGGCGTTCTACTTCCTGAGCTTCATCCCGATCGTCGGCGGCATCATCCTGCTGGTGTTCACGCTGCTCGACTCCGACCCCGCGGGTGCGCGCTTCGACCGCTGA
- a CDS encoding DNA-3-methyladenine glycosylase family protein, translating into MIADQRLDWQPRHPTDLHRTIGSLRRGPGDPSFHLDRDGAVWRATRTPEGVATVRLVQASGGTIRAEAWGPGAGWAVAQAPELMGDADDTSDFDPILDALRDAHRRNPGLRIPRTTLVFEALVPAVLEQKVITLQAHESWRRLLLRFGEVAPGPTARPMRVPPPPATWAVVPVWEWHRAGVDPRRAQTVATAARFAERIDEAARMSRADAVARLTHFPGVGEWTAAEVAQRAFGDADALSIGDYHLSNQVGHALVGRDLTDDEMLEVLEPWRGHRYRVVRLLGASGLPRRPRRGARMPFVDHTWH; encoded by the coding sequence GTGATCGCCGACCAACGCCTCGACTGGCAGCCGCGGCATCCGACCGATCTGCACCGCACGATCGGCAGCCTGCGGCGCGGGCCAGGCGACCCGTCGTTCCATCTCGACCGCGACGGCGCGGTGTGGCGCGCGACCCGCACGCCCGAGGGCGTGGCGACCGTGCGACTCGTGCAGGCGAGCGGCGGCACGATCCGCGCCGAGGCGTGGGGCCCTGGCGCCGGGTGGGCGGTCGCGCAGGCCCCCGAGCTCATGGGTGACGCCGACGACACGAGCGACTTCGATCCCATCCTCGACGCGCTGCGCGACGCCCACCGGCGCAACCCGGGCCTGCGCATTCCGCGTACGACACTCGTATTCGAGGCGCTCGTGCCGGCCGTGCTCGAGCAGAAGGTCATCACGCTGCAGGCGCACGAGTCGTGGCGCCGCCTGCTGCTGCGGTTCGGCGAGGTCGCTCCCGGTCCGACGGCGCGCCCGATGCGCGTGCCGCCGCCGCCCGCGACCTGGGCGGTTGTGCCGGTCTGGGAGTGGCATCGGGCGGGCGTCGATCCGCGGCGGGCGCAGACGGTCGCGACGGCGGCCCGGTTCGCCGAGCGCATCGACGAGGCGGCGCGGATGTCGCGGGCCGACGCCGTGGCGCGGCTCACGCACTTCCCGGGGGTCGGGGAATGGACCGCGGCCGAGGTCGCGCAGCGCGCGTTCGGCGACGCCGATGCGCTCTCGATCGGCGACTACCACCTGTCGAATCAGGTCGGTCACGCCCTCGTCGGTCGCGACCTCACCGACGACGAGATGCTCGAGGTCCTCGAGCCGTGGCGCGGACACCGGTATCGCGTGGTGCGGCTGCTCGGAGCATCCGGTCTGCCCCGCCGCCCGCGGCGCGGCGCGCGCATGCCGTTCGTCGACCACACCTGGCACTGA
- a CDS encoding carbohydrate kinase family protein — MTASVCIVGPAAWNRLVVLDHLPDPVPHMQFVLDEWETVGGTSAGKALGLTGLGRSVALHALIGEDADGLRVLRALEASGADLLIETSDRTERHLNLMTRDGARVSLFLSTPTDDPAGPSADTIRALAEADVIVLDLAPRARRLIPAARATGRPIWTDLHDYDGEAEFHRPFLEAADAVFLNADALGDPLPFMRRAIGGGASLVVCTLGPAGAVALDRDGVEHRVDAVPVEVVDTNGAGDAFMTGVLHATLDGADVDTALRAGAAHAASVLVTRHLHPSLDVVLA, encoded by the coding sequence ATGACTGCAAGCGTTTGCATTGTGGGGCCGGCGGCCTGGAACCGCCTCGTCGTGCTCGACCACCTGCCCGACCCGGTGCCGCACATGCAGTTCGTCCTCGACGAGTGGGAGACGGTCGGCGGCACTTCAGCGGGCAAGGCGCTCGGTCTCACCGGGCTCGGCCGTTCGGTCGCGCTGCACGCGCTCATCGGCGAGGACGCCGACGGGCTCCGCGTGCTGCGGGCGCTCGAGGCATCCGGCGCCGACCTGCTGATCGAGACCTCCGACCGCACCGAGCGCCACCTCAACCTGATGACGCGCGACGGCGCGCGCGTCTCGCTGTTCCTATCGACACCGACCGACGACCCTGCCGGTCCGTCGGCCGACACGATCCGGGCTCTGGCGGAGGCCGACGTGATCGTGCTCGACCTCGCGCCGCGTGCGCGCCGACTCATCCCCGCGGCACGCGCGACCGGCCGCCCCATCTGGACCGACCTGCACGACTACGACGGCGAGGCGGAGTTCCACCGGCCGTTCCTCGAGGCCGCCGACGCGGTGTTCCTGAACGCCGACGCGCTCGGCGACCCGCTGCCGTTCATGCGACGAGCGATCGGCGGCGGAGCTTCGCTCGTGGTGTGCACGCTCGGCCCCGCGGGTGCGGTCGCGCTCGACCGCGACGGGGTCGAGCACCGGGTCGACGCGGTGCCGGTCGAGGTCGTCGACACGAACGGCGCAGGTGATGCGTTCATGACGGGTGTGCTGCACGCGACCCTCGACGGGGCCGACGTCGACACGGCGCTTCGCGCCGGCGCCGCGCACGCGGCATCCGTGCTGGTGACCCGCCATCTGCACCCGTCGCTCGACGTCGTCCTCGCCTGA
- a CDS encoding phospholipase D-like domain-containing protein: MPISVGGIELHMGPSSVGGPDDLDAAIRGFIERAKHSLAIAVQEIDSKDIARAIIAAKARGVNVRVILEGDYLTETKAVDDPWLKPGEHDVNREIVSALLKARVRVISDLNPAIFHQKFIVRDEGERGAAVLTGSTNFTLTDTGTNDAAHGGGTGGVTGQNLNHVVILRGQKSAAQYLREFERMWTGTFGALAERVQPRPSEYGLPKVRVKPLFAPRHGPEMEMMKQMLKSTERIDFAMFTFAQSSGIDDTMIRLRPSLDVLRGVLDRDQGAAKWAATTGLGTAGVELHANRRGTGVRKLHHKLMVIDRRLLILGSFNYTDPANTLNDENILVIGDLEEQDPVAEAQQRELAAYALAEIDRIIADLSAPMPAPVPAPVVPVP, from the coding sequence ATGCCGATCAGCGTGGGCGGGATCGAACTGCACATGGGGCCATCGTCGGTCGGCGGGCCCGACGACCTCGATGCCGCGATCCGCGGGTTCATCGAGCGCGCGAAGCACAGCCTCGCGATCGCCGTGCAAGAGATCGACTCGAAGGACATCGCACGCGCGATCATCGCCGCGAAGGCGCGCGGCGTGAACGTCAGGGTCATCCTCGAGGGCGACTACCTCACCGAGACCAAGGCGGTGGACGACCCGTGGCTGAAGCCCGGCGAGCACGACGTGAACCGCGAGATCGTGTCCGCGCTGCTGAAGGCGCGCGTACGGGTGATCAGCGACCTGAACCCGGCGATCTTCCACCAGAAGTTCATCGTGCGCGACGAGGGCGAGCGCGGCGCGGCCGTGCTCACCGGGTCGACGAACTTCACCCTCACCGACACCGGCACGAACGATGCCGCGCACGGCGGCGGCACGGGCGGGGTCACCGGGCAGAACCTCAACCACGTGGTGATCCTGCGCGGGCAGAAGTCGGCGGCCCAGTACCTGCGCGAGTTCGAGCGCATGTGGACCGGCACATTCGGCGCCCTCGCCGAGCGCGTGCAGCCGCGACCGAGCGAGTACGGGCTGCCCAAGGTGCGCGTGAAGCCGTTGTTCGCGCCGCGGCACGGGCCCGAGATGGAGATGATGAAGCAGATGCTCAAGTCGACCGAGCGCATCGACTTCGCCATGTTCACGTTCGCGCAGTCATCGGGCATCGACGACACGATGATCAGGCTGCGGCCGTCGCTCGACGTGCTGCGCGGGGTGCTCGACCGCGATCAGGGCGCCGCGAAATGGGCGGCCACGACCGGGCTCGGAACCGCGGGCGTCGAACTGCACGCCAATCGACGCGGCACCGGGGTGCGGAAGCTGCACCACAAGCTCATGGTCATCGACCGGCGGCTGCTCATCCTCGGCAGCTTCAACTACACCGACCCGGCGAACACGCTGAACGACGAGAACATCCTCGTGATCGGCGACCTCGAGGAGCAGGATCCCGTCGCCGAGGCGCAGCAGCGCGAGCTCGCCGCGTACGCGCTCGCCGAGATCGACCGCATCATCGCCGATCTCTCGGCGCCGATGCCCGCCCCGGTGCCCGCCCCGGTCGTGCCGGTGCCGTAG
- a CDS encoding MMPL family transporter, which translates to MAELLYRLGRFAARRAWTVVIGWLVVLGLAGGAFLAFGGTLATSFSIPGTETARVTDQLEDEIGGIGGATGTVVFQTDGAAFTPEQQAAIADVLDEIDGIDGVSGVVDPFRTAADRDEQAQQLSDGEAQLADGAAQLDQAQAQLDAGQQQLDAARAQADAGQAQLDQAVQQATDAGVDQLADQFAAQQAQLDAGIAELDAQQAQLDEGQQQLDDHRAELDTNAAQLDAGQRLLEASTEIRTVSEDGTTALGAVLFEDTLFTLAPETKTAVADALTTADIDGVSIDYSAEIASSTEGLVGVGELVGVLVAAVVLIVMLRALLPALLPLISALIGVGVGVAGSLAFSGLVDMSSVTPVLGVMLGLAVGIDYTLFIINRHRRQLLAGVELHESIGLANGTSGNAVVFAGSTVLVALLALNVTGIPFLGVMGTVGAACVLIAVLIAVTLTPAMLGLLKLRVLGRKARAQIGHEDHAAPVIRPMRTSTAILSLVASVVGLLIIAAPALSMRLGLPTGSSEATDSTQYQAYTAVADGFGEGQNGPILVVGELPEAVEGDDVVLAQADLADWLMAQDDVVAVAPVGVSDDGEVMAFQVIPAEGPTSESTEALVHALRDASPVDDAVAGLDGDVKLGVAGQASGNIDISQKLADALPVYLAVVIGLSLLIMIVVFRSLVVPLVATGGFVLSLFAAFGAIVAVYQWGWLGGLFGVHDPGPVLNFAPIIIMGVLFGLAMDYQLFLVSGMREAYVHGLPARNAVIAGLRNGRAVVTAAALIMVSVFGGFVFSHLGMVRPLGFGLAIGVLFDAFVVRMVLVPAIMHLVGRGAWWLPRWLDRIIPNVDVEGAALERTHHVHGVAHEAK; encoded by the coding sequence ATGGCCGAACTCCTCTATCGTCTCGGGCGCTTCGCTGCGCGTCGCGCCTGGACGGTCGTCATCGGATGGCTCGTCGTGCTCGGTCTCGCGGGCGGCGCGTTCCTCGCCTTCGGCGGCACGCTGGCGACCAGCTTCAGCATCCCCGGCACCGAGACCGCCCGGGTCACCGACCAGCTCGAGGACGAGATCGGCGGCATCGGCGGGGCGACCGGCACCGTCGTGTTCCAGACCGACGGCGCGGCATTCACACCCGAGCAGCAAGCCGCGATCGCCGACGTGCTCGACGAGATCGACGGCATCGACGGCGTCAGCGGGGTCGTCGACCCGTTCCGGACCGCTGCCGACCGCGACGAGCAGGCCCAGCAGCTCAGCGACGGCGAAGCACAGCTCGCCGACGGCGCCGCGCAACTCGACCAGGCGCAGGCGCAACTCGACGCCGGGCAGCAGCAGCTCGACGCCGCGCGCGCCCAGGCCGACGCCGGGCAGGCGCAGCTCGACCAGGCCGTGCAGCAGGCCACGGATGCCGGCGTCGACCAGCTCGCCGACCAGTTCGCTGCCCAGCAAGCCCAGCTCGACGCCGGGATCGCCGAGCTCGACGCGCAGCAGGCGCAGCTCGACGAGGGGCAGCAGCAGCTCGACGACCACCGCGCCGAGCTCGACACGAATGCCGCGCAGCTCGACGCCGGGCAGCGGCTGCTCGAGGCGAGCACCGAGATCCGCACCGTCTCGGAAGACGGCACGACCGCGCTCGGCGCCGTGCTCTTCGAGGACACCCTCTTCACCCTCGCCCCCGAGACGAAGACCGCGGTCGCCGATGCGCTCACGACCGCCGACATCGACGGCGTCTCGATCGACTACTCGGCCGAGATCGCGTCGTCGACCGAGGGGCTCGTCGGCGTGGGCGAACTCGTCGGCGTGCTGGTCGCCGCCGTCGTGCTCATCGTCATGCTGCGGGCGCTGCTGCCCGCGCTGCTGCCGCTCATCTCGGCGCTCATCGGCGTGGGCGTGGGCGTCGCGGGGTCGCTCGCGTTCTCGGGCCTGGTCGACATGTCGTCGGTGACCCCCGTGCTCGGCGTGATGCTGGGGCTCGCGGTCGGCATCGACTACACGCTGTTCATCATCAACCGCCATCGACGCCAGCTGCTCGCCGGGGTCGAACTGCACGAGTCGATCGGGCTCGCCAACGGCACGTCGGGCAACGCGGTCGTGTTCGCGGGCTCGACCGTGCTCGTCGCGCTGCTTGCGCTGAACGTCACCGGCATCCCGTTCCTCGGGGTGATGGGCACGGTGGGCGCGGCGTGCGTGCTCATCGCGGTGCTGATCGCCGTGACGCTGACGCCCGCCATGCTCGGGTTGCTGAAGCTGCGCGTGCTCGGCCGCAAGGCCCGCGCCCAGATCGGGCACGAAGACCACGCTGCCCCGGTGATCCGGCCGATGCGCACGTCGACGGCGATCCTCTCGCTCGTGGCATCCGTGGTGGGTCTGCTCATCATCGCCGCCCCCGCGCTGTCGATGCGCCTCGGCCTGCCGACCGGCTCGTCGGAGGCGACCGACTCGACGCAGTACCAGGCATACACGGCCGTCGCCGATGGATTCGGCGAGGGCCAGAACGGGCCGATCCTCGTCGTGGGCGAACTGCCCGAGGCGGTCGAGGGCGACGACGTCGTGCTCGCTCAGGCCGACCTCGCCGACTGGCTCATGGCGCAGGACGACGTCGTGGCGGTCGCCCCCGTCGGCGTCAGCGACGACGGCGAGGTCATGGCGTTCCAGGTGATCCCCGCAGAGGGCCCCACCAGCGAGTCGACCGAGGCGCTCGTGCACGCGCTGCGCGACGCGTCGCCGGTCGACGACGCGGTCGCCGGGCTCGACGGCGACGTGAAGCTCGGCGTCGCCGGCCAGGCCAGTGGCAACATCGACATCTCGCAGAAGCTCGCCGACGCGCTGCCGGTGTATCTCGCGGTCGTCATCGGGCTGTCGCTGCTGATCATGATCGTGGTGTTCCGCTCGCTCGTGGTGCCGCTCGTCGCGACCGGCGGGTTCGTGCTCAGCCTGTTCGCCGCGTTCGGCGCGATCGTCGCGGTATACCAGTGGGGATGGCTCGGCGGACTGTTCGGCGTGCACGACCCCGGCCCGGTGCTGAACTTCGCCCCGATCATCATCATGGGCGTGCTGTTCGGGCTCGCGATGGACTACCAGTTGTTCCTGGTGTCGGGCATGCGCGAGGCGTACGTGCACGGGCTGCCCGCGCGCAACGCCGTGATCGCCGGCCTGCGCAACGGTCGCGCGGTCGTCACGGCGGCGGCGCTCATCATGGTGTCGGTGTTCGGCGGATTCGTGTTCTCGCACCTGGGCATGGTGCGCCCGCTCGGATTCGGACTCGCGATCGGCGTGCTCTTCGACGCCTTCGTGGTGCGCATGGTGCTCGTGCCCGCGATCATGCATCTCGTCGGGCGGGGTGCATGGTGGCTGCCGAGGTGGCTCGACCGCATCATCCCGAACGTCGACGTCGAGGGTGCCGCGCTCGAGCGCACGCACCACGTGCACGGCGTGGCGCACGAAGCGAAGTAG
- a CDS encoding TetR/AcrR family transcriptional regulator: MDPRIARTRRSLQGALLELAREHPLDEIAIADIAERAGVNRSSFYQHYPDKDTLLADALDAAVEEAGASLPELDGRLDAPPEALVSYLRHYDENADLYRRVLGAQGSGVARARLRARIEQMALEGIRMSGADAYQGLPLDVAAAGVTGSVLGVLEAWLERDPRPPLETAVDWVWRMLLGPAVP, encoded by the coding sequence ATGGATCCTCGGATCGCGCGCACTCGACGCAGCCTGCAGGGCGCACTGCTCGAGCTCGCCCGGGAGCACCCCCTCGACGAGATCGCCATCGCCGACATCGCCGAGCGCGCGGGCGTCAACCGCTCGAGCTTCTATCAGCACTACCCCGACAAGGACACGCTGCTCGCCGACGCGCTCGACGCGGCGGTCGAGGAGGCGGGCGCGTCGCTGCCCGAGCTCGACGGCCGGCTGGATGCTCCGCCCGAGGCCCTCGTGTCGTACCTGCGGCACTACGACGAGAACGCCGACCTGTACCGCCGGGTGCTGGGCGCGCAGGGTTCGGGGGTCGCGCGCGCGCGGCTGCGCGCCCGCATCGAGCAGATGGCGCTCGAGGGCATCCGGATGTCTGGAGCCGACGCCTACCAGGGGTTGCCGCTCGACGTGGCCGCCGCCGGCGTCACCGGCTCGGTGCTCGGTGTGCTCGAGGCGTGGCTCGAACGCGACCCGCGGCCGCCGCTCGAGACCGCGGTCGACTGGGTCTGGCGGATGCTGCTGGGGCCGGCGGTGCCGTAG
- a CDS encoding DivIVA domain-containing protein, whose translation MTTRSDDTIPDAPAIAEHEGALAAAVRRLPDVRTVAFTTRHVGAGYDRSEVDAFIAQIAEAVDDVRAASDSGRQELTNLRAENAKLRAAAGSDLEQEIAAGAVGLLSQAQLIADKAVADAEQYARDLVVTARNQYREILERAENSASQASATLASASAPPLGPAIPEIEYVRTYAQVAQIQLRSVLEALTEQVDRLGSVPQPALEPDGTVTPVSAPASVSAPTPASDSDEEREEPVWAPTLVDTSNPIEPQYFRSSRGR comes from the coding sequence ATGACGACCCGCAGCGACGACACCATTCCCGACGCACCCGCCATCGCCGAGCACGAGGGCGCACTGGCGGCCGCGGTGCGGCGCCTCCCCGACGTGCGAACCGTCGCCTTCACCACCCGACACGTGGGGGCGGGATACGACCGAAGCGAGGTCGACGCGTTCATCGCCCAGATCGCCGAGGCCGTCGACGATGTGCGCGCCGCGTCCGACAGCGGCCGGCAGGAGCTCACGAACCTGCGCGCCGAGAACGCGAAGCTCCGAGCCGCTGCCGGTTCCGACCTCGAACAGGAGATCGCCGCCGGCGCGGTCGGGCTGCTCTCGCAGGCGCAGCTGATCGCCGACAAGGCGGTCGCCGACGCTGAACAGTACGCTCGCGACCTCGTCGTCACGGCACGCAACCAATACCGCGAGATCCTCGAGCGAGCCGAGAACAGCGCGAGCCAGGCCAGCGCGACACTGGCGTCGGCGTCGGCGCCGCCTCTCGGACCGGCGATCCCCGAGATCGAGTACGTGCGCACCTACGCGCAGGTCGCGCAGATCCAGTTGCGTTCGGTGCTCGAGGCGCTGACCGAGCAAGTCGATCGCCTCGGCAGCGTTCCGCAGCCCGCGCTCGAACCCGACGGCACGGTCACCCCGGTCTCGGCGCCGGCGTCCGTGTCGGCGCCGACACCCGCATCCGACTCCGACGAGGAGCGCGAGGAGCCCGTCTGGGCGCCGACGCTCGTGGATACCTCGAACCCGATCGAGCCCCAGTACTTCCGCAGCTCGCGGGGTCGCTGA